The Acidicapsa acidisoli genome contains a region encoding:
- a CDS encoding RES family NAD+ phosphorylase: MFLWRISNHIDLSGKGGLVASARWHSKGLPVVYLAESPSGALLEHLVHLVRRNGRLPQTYSLLKISVPENVMVCELGPLEMPGWTNTPEITQRIGDEWLGGLETPLARVPSVIIRDTWNVLLNPLHPEVAEVGIVSATQEAFDTRLFRFGRG; the protein is encoded by the coding sequence ATGTTTCTCTGGCGTATCAGTAATCACATTGATCTGAGCGGTAAAGGTGGTCTGGTTGCGTCAGCACGTTGGCACAGCAAGGGTTTGCCAGTTGTCTATCTCGCGGAATCGCCATCGGGCGCACTACTGGAGCATCTTGTGCATCTGGTGCGCAGGAATGGGAGGCTTCCGCAGACCTATAGCTTGCTCAAGATAAGCGTTCCGGAGAATGTGATGGTGTGTGAGCTTGGCCCTTTGGAGATGCCTGGATGGACAAACACGCCAGAGATTACGCAGCGAATAGGCGATGAATGGCTGGGAGGGTTGGAAACGCCGCTTGCTCGCGTGCCTTCGGTAATCATTCGCGATACCTGGAATGTCTTGCTGAATCCGCTCCACCCGGAGGTCGCGGAAGTCGGGATCGTTTCGGCGACGCAGGAAGCGTTCGACACGCGACTATTCCGTTTCGGACGCGGTTGA
- the pnp gene encoding polyribonucleotide nucleotidyltransferase — translation MKQEVAVELTGGRRLVFETGRIAKQASGSALVTLGDSVVLATAVASPDPKEGIDFFPLTVDYREYAYAGGRIPGGFIKREGRPSEKEVLTSRQIDRPIRPLFPDGFRNETQVIALVFSADKENDPDVVAINAASAALALSDIPFSATVGAVRIGRVNGEFVINPNYTERASSTMNIMVVGHKDGIVMIESGAKEESEENILAAIEFAHEEIKKITAAIDELVKLAGKPKRAFTAPVEDTEYYNALYAKVGNRLKDALDTKTHSKIESYDLIKTIKQELAAELPADDPSAKKKLSTYYELVRERIFREQVTKDRIRPDRRAFDEIRAISIESSVLPRTHGSALFTRGETQALVTATLGTTDDGQRLESFEGEQKKPFMLHYNFPPFSVGEVGRMTGVGRREVGHGALAERAVAAVLPSADESPYTIRIVSDILESNGSSSMASVCGASLALYDAGIALKGSVAGVAMGLVKEGDDYAILTDIAGAEDHYGDMDFKVAGTRKGITALQMDIKIGGLTRQILQEAMEQARVGRLFLLDKMDAHLDGPRVERSKYAPQIRTVHIPTDKIRDLIGPGGKTIRGIIEQTGVKIDVDDTGRVNVASSDADGLSQALAIINNLTAVPEIGKTYLGKVVRLAEFGAFVELFPGTDGLLHISEIAEHRVKEVKDELREGDQVMVKVLAIEGNRIKLSRKALIKEQKAKLGITDAPSAPAASSFPASEAPMERSAPARPRHEFDERQPSSNQSTILIEGGDDFEEADGEEFDEENEPNFNLADGAQPQPVGQAGAASGGGRPAGGPGGPGGNNNRRRRRRGRPGPGGRGPGSGS, via the coding sequence ATGAAGCAAGAAGTAGCAGTTGAGCTAACTGGCGGAAGGCGTCTGGTCTTCGAGACCGGCCGCATCGCCAAGCAGGCTTCAGGATCAGCACTTGTGACGCTGGGTGACAGCGTCGTGCTGGCCACCGCCGTCGCCTCTCCCGATCCTAAAGAAGGCATTGATTTCTTCCCCCTTACCGTCGATTACCGTGAATACGCCTACGCTGGCGGACGCATTCCCGGCGGCTTCATCAAGCGCGAAGGCCGTCCCAGCGAGAAGGAAGTGCTGACCTCGCGCCAGATCGACCGTCCGATTCGTCCGCTCTTCCCGGATGGTTTCCGGAATGAGACTCAGGTGATTGCGCTGGTTTTCTCAGCGGACAAGGAAAATGATCCCGACGTTGTGGCGATCAATGCCGCGTCTGCGGCGCTGGCGCTCTCCGATATTCCATTCAGCGCAACGGTTGGCGCGGTACGGATCGGGCGCGTCAATGGCGAGTTCGTGATCAATCCCAACTATACAGAGCGTGCATCAAGCACGATGAACATCATGGTTGTCGGCCACAAGGACGGCATCGTGATGATCGAGAGCGGCGCGAAAGAAGAGTCGGAAGAGAACATCCTCGCGGCGATCGAATTCGCCCATGAAGAGATCAAGAAGATCACTGCGGCGATCGACGAACTGGTCAAGCTGGCGGGCAAGCCGAAGCGGGCTTTTACTGCGCCGGTTGAGGATACCGAATACTACAACGCCCTGTATGCCAAGGTTGGGAATCGGCTGAAGGACGCGCTGGATACCAAGACGCACTCCAAGATCGAGAGCTACGATCTGATCAAGACGATCAAGCAGGAGTTAGCGGCTGAGCTTCCGGCGGATGACCCGTCGGCAAAGAAGAAGCTGAGCACGTACTACGAGCTGGTTCGCGAGCGCATCTTCCGTGAGCAGGTCACCAAGGATCGGATTCGGCCGGACCGGCGCGCGTTCGATGAGATTCGCGCGATCAGCATCGAATCCAGCGTTCTGCCTCGTACGCATGGGTCGGCACTCTTTACCCGCGGCGAGACGCAGGCTCTGGTGACCGCGACTCTGGGCACCACCGACGACGGGCAGCGGCTGGAGAGCTTTGAAGGCGAGCAGAAGAAGCCTTTCATGCTGCACTACAACTTCCCGCCGTTTTCGGTTGGCGAAGTGGGCCGTATGACTGGCGTGGGACGCCGTGAAGTTGGTCACGGTGCGCTGGCTGAGCGCGCAGTTGCCGCCGTTCTGCCGAGCGCGGACGAATCGCCATACACGATTCGCATCGTTTCCGACATTCTGGAGTCGAACGGGTCTTCTTCGATGGCTTCGGTGTGCGGAGCGAGCCTGGCGCTGTATGACGCGGGGATCGCGCTGAAGGGTTCGGTCGCGGGCGTTGCGATGGGTCTAGTCAAGGAAGGCGACGATTACGCGATCCTGACGGACATTGCGGGTGCTGAAGATCACTATGGCGACATGGACTTCAAGGTTGCCGGCACACGCAAGGGCATTACCGCTTTGCAGATGGACATCAAGATCGGCGGGCTGACCCGGCAGATTCTGCAGGAAGCCATGGAACAGGCTCGCGTGGGCCGTCTGTTCCTGCTGGACAAGATGGATGCACATCTGGATGGACCGAGGGTCGAGCGTTCGAAGTATGCGCCGCAGATTCGTACTGTGCATATTCCGACGGACAAGATTCGCGACCTGATCGGGCCAGGTGGCAAGACGATTCGCGGAATCATCGAGCAAACCGGCGTCAAGATCGATGTGGACGATACGGGCCGCGTGAATGTGGCTTCGAGCGACGCGGATGGTCTGAGCCAGGCGCTGGCGATCATCAACAACCTGACGGCTGTGCCGGAAATCGGCAAGACCTATCTGGGCAAGGTGGTTCGACTGGCGGAGTTTGGCGCGTTTGTCGAGCTTTTCCCTGGGACAGACGGTCTTCTTCACATCTCGGAGATCGCGGAGCATCGCGTGAAGGAAGTGAAGGACGAACTGCGCGAAGGCGATCAGGTCATGGTGAAGGTGCTCGCGATCGAGGGCAACCGAATCAAGCTGAGCCGCAAAGCGCTGATCAAGGAACAGAAGGCCAAGCTCGGAATCACCGATGCTCCTTCTGCGCCTGCAGCATCTTCGTTCCCTGCTTCGGAAGCACCAATGGAGCGTTCCGCTCCGGCCAGGCCTCGGCATGAATTCGACGAGCGCCAACCCAGTTCCAATCAGAGCACCATCCTGATCGAGGGTGGCGATGACTTTGAAGAAGCGGATGGGGAGGAGTTTGACGAGGAGAACGAGCCGAACTTCAATCTGGCCGACGGCGCTCAGCCGCAACCGGTAGGACAGGCTGGCGCAGCTTCAGGCGGTGGTCGTCCCGCAGGTGGGCCCGGAGGGCCGGGTGGAAACAACAACCGTCGCCGTCGCCGTCGTGGCAGGCCAGGACCGGGTGGTCGTGGGCCGGGGTCGGGGAGCTAA
- the rpsO gene encoding 30S ribosomal protein S15 — MLASATKTDLIQRFRTHDSDTGSPEVQIAILSVRIGELTEHFKTHKKDHASRRGLLMLVSKRRRLLDYLKTHDTDRYRDVIGKLGIRK; from the coding sequence GTGCTGGCATCTGCTACGAAAACTGACCTGATTCAACGCTTCCGCACCCACGATTCCGACACCGGTTCGCCGGAAGTCCAGATTGCGATTCTGAGTGTGCGTATTGGCGAGTTGACTGAGCATTTCAAGACACATAAGAAGGACCACGCTTCACGGCGCGGTCTCCTGATGCTCGTCAGCAAGCGCCGCCGCCTGCTGGATTACCTGAAGACGCATGACACGGACCGCTACCGCGACGTAATCGGCAAGCTGGGCATCCGCAAGTAA